The following coding sequences lie in one Candidatus Palauibacter soopunensis genomic window:
- a CDS encoding ATP-binding protein, which yields MRIAVKPDPSEPRRVVDEVERFCLERALSHDIIFRFQLSLDELLTNIISYGFEGITEDPVITVDIRLGDADIEITIRDNGRPFNPLEDAEIPDISLAAEDRPIGGLGIHLTKSFIDTLAYERVEGFNCLTLTQPLGAAGSEESPDEH from the coding sequence GTGCGGATCGCCGTCAAGCCGGACCCGAGCGAGCCACGTCGCGTCGTGGATGAGGTCGAGCGCTTCTGCCTCGAGCGGGCGCTTTCGCACGACATCATCTTCCGGTTTCAGCTCTCGCTGGACGAGCTCCTGACGAACATCATCTCCTACGGATTCGAAGGAATCACGGAGGATCCGGTCATCACGGTGGACATTCGTCTCGGAGACGCCGACATTGAGATCACGATTCGAGACAACGGCCGACCCTTCAACCCACTTGAGGACGCGGAGATTCCCGACATAAGCCTTGCAGCGGAAGATCGTCCCATCGGGGGGCTTGGCATCCACCTTACGAAGTCTTTTATTGACACGCTTGCGTATGAGCGGGTCGAGGGTTTCAACTGCCTTACCCTGACGCAGCCGCTGGGGGCTGCCGGAAGCGAGGAATCGCCAGATGAACATTGA
- a CDS encoding SpoIIE family protein phosphatase, whose translation MPKILVVDDEPDLELLLRQKFRRRIRSGEFTLIFAQNGVEALAQLDDHNDVDVVLSDINMPEMDGLTLLAQLGELDRDLRAVMVTAYGDMKNIRTAMNRGAFDFVTKPIDFGDLETTIAKTLEHLAVMRAALRDRDALVALRQELGVAARMQESILPTNYPSDPRYELHAWMTPAREVGGDFYDFFRLEEDHMAIVVADVSGKGVPAAFFMMVSRTLLKGTAIGEADPSICLDEVNQLLINENEESMFVTLFYANFNPANGKATFANAGHNLPFLIKASGEVEQIVSDPGLVLGIMSGVDFPRGSITLEPGDAVFFYTDGVTEAMDEDGVELGEKELAEVLGECGGSSAEDINRHVIRAVQEHAGEADQSDDITCLTLRYLGAPS comes from the coding sequence ATGCCGAAGATCCTGGTAGTAGACGACGAGCCCGATCTGGAACTGCTCCTCCGGCAGAAGTTTCGGCGCCGGATCCGCTCGGGCGAATTCACGCTGATCTTTGCCCAGAACGGGGTCGAGGCGCTCGCGCAGCTCGATGACCACAACGATGTCGACGTCGTGCTCTCCGACATCAACATGCCCGAGATGGACGGCCTCACACTCCTGGCGCAGCTGGGCGAACTCGACCGCGACCTCCGTGCCGTCATGGTCACGGCTTACGGGGACATGAAGAACATCCGCACCGCCATGAACCGCGGTGCCTTCGACTTTGTCACCAAGCCGATCGACTTCGGGGACCTGGAAACCACCATCGCGAAGACCCTCGAACACCTCGCGGTGATGCGAGCCGCGCTTCGCGACCGGGACGCGCTGGTGGCGTTGCGACAGGAACTGGGTGTGGCGGCGAGGATGCAGGAGTCGATTCTGCCGACGAACTACCCCAGCGACCCGCGCTACGAGCTTCACGCCTGGATGACGCCGGCCCGTGAAGTAGGAGGAGACTTCTACGATTTCTTCCGCCTCGAGGAAGACCACATGGCGATCGTCGTGGCCGATGTCTCGGGCAAGGGCGTGCCGGCGGCCTTCTTCATGATGGTGAGCCGCACGCTGCTCAAGGGGACGGCGATCGGCGAGGCGGACCCCTCGATCTGTCTCGACGAGGTGAACCAGCTTCTCATCAACGAGAACGAGGAGTCGATGTTCGTGACCCTCTTCTACGCCAATTTCAATCCGGCGAACGGCAAGGCCACGTTCGCCAACGCGGGGCACAATCTTCCGTTCCTCATCAAGGCTTCGGGAGAGGTCGAGCAGATCGTCTCCGATCCGGGACTCGTCCTCGGAATCATGTCCGGGGTCGACTTCCCCAGGGGATCGATCACCCTGGAGCCGGGCGATGCCGTTTTCTTCTACACGGACGGCGTGACGGAGGCGATGGACGAGGATGGCGTCGAACTCGGAGAAAAAGAGCTGGCCGAGGTGCTGGGCGAATGCGGCGGCTCGTCCGCGGAGGACATCAACCGCCATGTGATACGGGCAGTGCAGGAACATGCCGGAGAGGCGGACCAGTCGGATGACATCACCTGCCTGACGCTTCGGTACCTGGGGGCGCCC